In the Maridesulfovibrio zosterae DSM 11974 genome, one interval contains:
- a CDS encoding flavodoxin family protein: MKILTLLGSAKKKGNTATVLEAFEDEIKAEGHVVERVNVAYKNVKGCLGCNKCSVTAEEIGCIQKDDAIDILEKMIEADLVVFASPVYFWGVSAQIKAVIDRTYSLITQYGTPNHTSLVKDTPIALLVTGADNYEENAEVFSSFDKFVASMLAEKAGELYIGECRSPADMTAETISKGAEFADMILDHIKG; this comes from the coding sequence ATGAAAATACTTACCTTGCTTGGAAGTGCAAAGAAAAAAGGAAATACAGCAACTGTTCTTGAAGCATTTGAAGATGAAATCAAAGCCGAAGGGCATGTTGTAGAGCGGGTCAATGTTGCCTATAAAAACGTTAAAGGCTGTCTTGGCTGTAATAAGTGTTCCGTTACGGCTGAGGAAATCGGCTGTATTCAGAAAGACGATGCAATCGATATTCTGGAAAAGATGATAGAAGCTGATCTTGTAGTGTTCGCTTCCCCCGTCTATTTCTGGGGTGTTTCTGCTCAGATAAAGGCAGTGATTGACCGCACTTATTCGCTTATTACACAGTATGGTACTCCAAATCACACCTCACTGGTTAAAGATACTCCCATTGCTCTGCTGGTGACCGGTGCTGATAATTATGAAGAGAATGCAGAAGTATTTTCATCCTTTGATAAGTTTGTCGCTTCCATGCTTGCTGAAAAAGCAGGTGAACTGTACATTGGAGAATGCCGCAGTCCTGCTGACATGACGGCTGAAACAATAAGTAAAGGCGCAGAATTTGCTGACATGATTCTTGATCATATCAAGGGATAA
- a CDS encoding hybrid sensor histidine kinase/response regulator, which yields MPEYEHIQTQIRSIAHVVSCELERVEDFLYFLDSQTTKLFTETKHDRDEIARWLNENDFAVGDDGFYLSLSQLTEFRKGKLSGDAISYSWPPEKINDETARFHLFCLSNLGDLLAPMFERIPSAVWMYYQDVTNTALQFPYIDQIEAITPDFDWSTYHTYASVCPEANPDREVRWSAPHVDYAGGGLIVAASIPVYIEHDFVGLWSIDVRVEGLVRHDILVANRKSQLTCIVEKSGSLIADNRGVSITEMDKGEISIVGFKDAHEVFQNINLESLFESKSGYRNFNTDNESYQVHWHKIDSMDWICITVISVRELITTAKDIFKNAFASLVTGNSHSFIETDNFPAELLELARSYNEMVHSLDKMHKSILKKNIELTKQKKKAQSANKAKSAFLANMSHELRTPLNGIVSMLYLLKDTELEEEQKDFVKLTIQSANRLTDLLGDILDLTKIESGNVKLEEKSFEPAKILETIELLFGPTCKQRGLQFKLYVDSAVPQTLLGDSLRLSQVLNNIVGNAVKFTEHGEINVTATLLPEKSPEIYRILFSVSDTGIGMQDENIDSFFEMFTKADQGYQRLYHGAGLGLSIVSKLVALMGGTLSVTSEHGVGSSFYVSIPFKKDKNEKVVTGDCSELDSPESGMSSILVVEDEAINMLAMKGILKKSGFKAGAAGNGVEALEELKREKYDLVLMDIRMPLMDGVQATIAIRSGQAGDENTGIPIVALTAYASSDSRNEFLEAGMDDYLSKPVDVDKLIKIILKLLKNNSQRSLVCDHA from the coding sequence ATGCCTGAATACGAACATATCCAGACTCAAATCAGATCCATTGCCCATGTTGTTTCCTGTGAATTGGAAAGGGTAGAGGATTTTCTGTATTTTCTGGATTCGCAGACCACCAAGCTTTTTACAGAAACTAAGCATGACCGTGATGAAATAGCGCGCTGGCTTAATGAAAACGATTTTGCTGTCGGTGATGACGGATTTTATTTAAGCCTTTCTCAGCTTACAGAGTTCAGAAAAGGAAAACTTTCCGGTGACGCAATCAGCTATTCATGGCCTCCGGAAAAAATTAATGACGAAACAGCCAGATTTCATTTGTTCTGCCTTAGCAATCTGGGCGATCTGCTTGCACCTATGTTTGAAAGAATTCCCAGTGCTGTCTGGATGTATTATCAGGATGTTACAAATACAGCTCTGCAATTTCCTTATATTGATCAGATCGAAGCTATAACCCCCGATTTTGACTGGTCAACCTACCATACTTATGCCTCGGTCTGTCCTGAAGCTAACCCAGATAGAGAAGTACGCTGGTCTGCTCCGCATGTGGATTATGCCGGTGGCGGTTTAATTGTTGCCGCATCTATTCCTGTGTACATCGAGCATGATTTTGTCGGACTGTGGAGCATTGATGTAAGGGTTGAAGGTCTGGTGCGCCATGATATTCTGGTGGCAAACCGCAAAAGTCAGCTGACTTGTATTGTTGAAAAAAGCGGATCACTTATTGCCGATAATCGCGGTGTATCCATTACAGAAATGGATAAGGGTGAAATCTCTATTGTTGGATTTAAGGATGCTCATGAAGTTTTTCAGAACATAAATCTGGAGAGTCTTTTTGAGTCAAAGAGCGGATACAGAAATTTTAATACTGACAATGAATCCTATCAGGTTCACTGGCATAAAATTGATTCTATGGATTGGATCTGTATAACTGTTATATCCGTACGTGAATTGATAACTACCGCCAAAGATATTTTTAAAAATGCATTTGCAAGCCTCGTAACAGGTAATTCTCACTCGTTTATAGAAACTGATAATTTTCCGGCCGAACTGCTGGAACTGGCACGTTCATATAATGAAATGGTTCATAGTCTTGATAAAATGCATAAAAGTATTTTGAAAAAAAATATTGAACTGACTAAACAGAAAAAGAAGGCTCAATCTGCAAATAAGGCAAAATCAGCTTTTCTGGCAAACATGAGTCATGAGCTCAGAACTCCGTTAAATGGAATTGTCAGTATGCTATATCTTCTAAAAGATACTGAACTTGAAGAAGAACAGAAAGATTTTGTTAAGCTGACTATTCAGTCAGCTAACAGGCTAACTGATCTGCTTGGCGACATTCTTGATTTGACTAAGATTGAGTCCGGTAACGTCAAATTGGAGGAAAAGTCATTTGAACCGGCTAAGATTCTTGAAACAATTGAGTTGCTGTTCGGCCCCACCTGCAAGCAGCGCGGTCTTCAATTCAAACTATATGTGGATAGCGCCGTTCCGCAAACTCTTCTTGGAGATTCTTTACGTTTAAGTCAGGTTTTAAATAATATTGTCGGTAATGCAGTAAAGTTTACTGAGCACGGAGAGATTAACGTTACCGCTACTTTATTGCCTGAGAAGTCTCCTGAAATATATCGAATTCTTTTCTCGGTCTCGGATACCGGAATCGGTATGCAGGATGAGAATATTGACAGCTTTTTTGAAATGTTCACTAAGGCGGACCAGGGTTACCAACGGTTATATCATGGGGCCGGACTGGGCTTGTCAATTGTCAGTAAGCTCGTGGCACTAATGGGCGGAACTCTTTCTGTTACAAGTGAACATGGAGTTGGATCATCTTTTTACGTGTCCATTCCATTCAAAAAAGATAAAAATGAGAAGGTCGTTACTGGCGATTGCAGTGAACTTGATAGTCCTGAATCAGGTATGTCTTCAATACTTGTGGTTGAAGATGAGGCCATAAATATGCTCGCCATGAAGGGCATATTAAAAAAATCAGGTTTTAAGGCTGGTGCCGCAGGTAACGGTGTTGAAGCATTAGAGGAATTAAAGAGAGAAAAATATGATCTGGTTTTAATGGACATCCGCATGCCGCTGATGGACGGGGTGCAGGCTACCATAGCCATACGAAGCGGGCAGGCCGGTGATGAAAATACTGGAATTCCGATTGTGGCTTTAACTGCCTATGCCAGTTCAGACAGCAGGAACGAGTTTCTGGAAGCCGGTATGGATGATTATCTTTCCAAGCCTGTAGATGTGGATAAGCTTATAAAAATAATTTTGAAGCTGCTGAAAAACAATTCACAGCGCAGTCTGGTCTGTGATCATGCATGA
- a CDS encoding glycosyltransferase family 39 protein, whose translation MNMQNTKTNYALPLIMLLALILRIYGIGDESLWIDEGQTVTYATKSFAGIIEYCARDVHPPLYLFIMHLWTSAFGISEAALRLPSAIFGVIAVYLTFKVGEKLMNSTGALLGAFFMAVSYMGINFSQEARSYTMLLTAILLSCHSLLLYIEKPDNKNFLYYAASVALMLYIHTFTVFIIMFHQLYFINDWFTNSGQRLKRLVNWISVNIAALVIFSPWLFFLVRQVLAKLGGEGPGSWVPVPDHITAWRTLIQLSGGEAPLAAATLALLIFLIAAAIPQLRKKLIAPSSRPAGTKTGLFLSLWFLCAVAAPFIVSLILSPIYVERYAIQFLPGFCLFLGLIMSRLEPVFLKSAVIFLFLGTTTHGLWLYYTTYDKEQWREVAQFIKDNIKPGEALVMSAPWIYEPFTYYFPDVGDPQIIQAFSHVNLRKETEKYDNIWLVQAHEFFSDPGGSIPAMLSESRLIKQHRDFKEGIKVNPILVHFQSIRATKYDAGRMQDYLRSGKDDNKESSSAESLVKGLDDGLIIENSNIKKYADGNSFKTGADSKLRYRIAKNKIIGEGAISFRIHPEWKKERKKRILLMAKGPKWDKGSVFLELSPENSLRAIFFKNGFSGIVQGPPVDLADRWHSLTLSWNRQKTTIFLDGKVYAQADLPSPFQSDFKTLHLGADHQNKFSAPAEYDDLMIFETGISADAAMTHHNKGDANPGYWYDLDLKGRRDRNGAEKGFKSGREQFFTAVVPKTGSQKTSSGEAAFTFIPDWSAGDSKQRVLLAFYGSAWNMGSMFLEKTPQDFLQLIRWENGNPSCVAGQEIKDWAKNQPHKITMSWNKDSIELTIDGKYHSTACSPESVSEFKSISIGNDMSGSLPAKGTFEKISIKD comes from the coding sequence ATGAATATGCAAAACACAAAAACAAACTATGCTCTGCCTCTCATCATGCTGCTGGCCCTGATCTTGAGAATATATGGTATAGGAGATGAAAGCCTGTGGATAGATGAAGGTCAGACCGTGACCTATGCCACAAAATCATTTGCCGGAATTATCGAGTACTGCGCCCGTGACGTGCATCCTCCCCTTTATCTTTTTATCATGCATCTATGGACCTCGGCCTTCGGTATTTCTGAAGCGGCGCTGCGCCTGCCCTCAGCAATTTTCGGGGTCATTGCGGTCTACCTGACATTCAAAGTCGGTGAAAAACTTATGAACAGCACCGGAGCCCTGCTCGGCGCATTTTTCATGGCTGTTTCATATATGGGCATCAACTTTTCACAGGAAGCCCGCAGCTACACAATGCTTCTGACTGCGATTCTCCTTTCCTGCCACAGCCTGCTGCTCTACATTGAAAAACCGGACAATAAAAATTTTCTCTACTACGCCGCAAGTGTGGCTCTGATGCTCTACATCCACACTTTCACGGTTTTCATCATCATGTTTCATCAGCTCTACTTTATAAACGACTGGTTCACCAATTCAGGACAGCGTTTAAAAAGGCTGGTCAACTGGATAAGTGTAAACATTGCAGCTCTGGTAATATTCAGTCCGTGGCTTTTCTTTCTGGTCAGACAGGTGCTGGCAAAACTTGGCGGAGAAGGTCCCGGTTCATGGGTTCCGGTCCCCGACCATATAACCGCGTGGCGAACCCTGATCCAGCTTTCCGGCGGTGAGGCTCCCCTAGCTGCTGCTACGCTCGCTCTGCTGATTTTTCTCATTGCAGCGGCCATTCCGCAGCTCAGGAAAAAACTCATTGCCCCCTCAAGCAGACCGGCAGGAACAAAAACAGGACTTTTTCTATCCCTGTGGTTTCTATGTGCTGTGGCTGCACCGTTTATTGTTTCACTGATACTTTCACCCATATACGTAGAACGTTATGCAATACAGTTCCTGCCGGGATTCTGTCTTTTTCTCGGACTGATCATGAGCAGACTTGAACCTGTATTTTTGAAGTCAGCAGTGATTTTCCTTTTTCTAGGGACAACAACTCACGGACTATGGCTCTACTACACAACCTACGACAAGGAACAATGGCGTGAGGTTGCCCAGTTCATCAAAGATAACATAAAGCCCGGTGAGGCTCTGGTTATGAGTGCGCCGTGGATTTATGAACCATTCACCTACTATTTCCCTGATGTCGGTGACCCCCAAATAATTCAAGCATTCAGTCATGTTAATCTGCGCAAGGAAACTGAGAAATACGATAATATATGGCTGGTGCAGGCTCACGAATTTTTCTCCGATCCCGGTGGATCTATTCCGGCCATGCTTTCTGAAAGCAGACTGATCAAGCAGCATAGGGATTTTAAGGAAGGGATAAAAGTAAATCCTATTCTGGTTCATTTCCAGTCCATAAGGGCAACCAAATATGATGCAGGAAGAATGCAGGATTACCTGCGCAGCGGCAAAGATGATAACAAAGAAAGTTCTTCAGCTGAAAGCCTTGTCAAAGGTCTTGATGACGGACTGATTATTGAAAACAGTAATATTAAAAAATATGCTGACGGCAATTCATTCAAAACCGGAGCTGACAGCAAACTGAGATACAGAATTGCCAAAAATAAAATTATCGGTGAAGGAGCAATTTCCTTCCGTATCCACCCTGAGTGGAAAAAAGAAAGAAAAAAACGGATTCTGCTCATGGCAAAAGGCCCTAAATGGGACAAAGGATCTGTTTTTCTGGAACTGTCACCGGAAAATAGTTTACGGGCAATTTTCTTTAAAAACGGTTTCAGCGGAATAGTACAGGGACCGCCTGTAGATTTAGCTGACCGCTGGCACAGCCTCACCCTCAGCTGGAACAGGCAGAAAACAACTATTTTTCTGGACGGCAAAGTATATGCACAGGCAGACCTGCCAAGTCCGTTTCAATCCGACTTTAAAACTCTGCATCTCGGCGCAGATCATCAGAACAAATTCTCCGCTCCGGCCGAATACGATGACCTCATGATTTTTGAGACTGGTATTTCAGCAGATGCTGCAATGACTCACCATAACAAAGGCGATGCAAATCCGGGCTATTGGTATGATCTTGATCTGAAAGGAAGAAGAGACAGAAACGGTGCCGAAAAAGGATTCAAATCAGGTAGAGAGCAGTTTTTTACCGCTGTCGTCCCGAAAACAGGATCTCAGAAAACGTCTTCAGGAGAAGCAGCATTTACTTTCATACCGGACTGGTCAGCAGGCGACAGTAAACAGAGAGTGCTGCTGGCATTCTACGGCAGTGCATGGAATATGGGGTCCATGTTTCTGGAAAAAACACCTCAGGATTTCCTGCAATTGATCCGCTGGGAAAACGGTAATCCTTCATGTGTAGCAGGGCAGGAAATTAAGGACTGGGCAAAAAACCAACCGCATAAAATAACTATGTCATGGAATAAAGACAGTATTGAGCTGACTATTGACGGTAAATACCACAGCACTGCATGCAGCCCTGAATCCGTATCAGAATTCAAATCTATAAGTATCGGAAATGATATGAGCGGCAGTCTTCCGGCAAAAGGAACATTTGAAAAAATTTCAATAAAGGATTAG
- a CDS encoding ABC transporter substrate-binding protein, whose translation MRMYKYLIIAAVFTIISGCAKSPTPENPVNLTVYGDINRVFETESADIGSITDFMSIHPEIKVEVIPEYDEWVLHEQALKIMRDPKAEQPDIIEMPGSWVASFAQEGLLLPIESWFEELPEREKKDFLAPLVTGYRYEKELYGLPALLGLQYLYGCKKMLPESGLPKTIEELVSTSRYIKEKHGVQGLIFPSKGLNLYKFYYTLLQIVLDGQKTENNLEAHVTAYKAFYALVKENQPDYEKFSHVVAEGEFRSGKAGMSINGNYVWYLLSLSKDVGFPVHPEHVTVGFLPMLESTDRRKNHVWSRGFVINKRTRHPEQALTLLHHLTSERADFFRLKTKYILPARKSAAMYGKDLPGMSPAPACGLYTKKEGGSENGPATIKIDESPTGWYNTVSKILDLLHKALATDMEPEDVAEKMVQIEKGLAE comes from the coding sequence ATGAGAATGTATAAATATCTGATCATTGCTGCTGTTTTCACCATAATTTCAGGTTGCGCCAAATCGCCTACCCCTGAAAATCCGGTAAACCTTACCGTTTACGGAGACATTAACCGGGTCTTTGAAACTGAAAGTGCGGACATAGGATCAATCACCGATTTTATGTCCATCCATCCTGAAATTAAAGTTGAAGTCATACCGGAATATGATGAGTGGGTACTCCATGAGCAGGCGCTTAAAATCATGCGTGACCCCAAAGCCGAGCAGCCGGACATAATTGAAATGCCGGGAAGCTGGGTTGCTTCTTTTGCACAGGAAGGACTGCTGCTGCCCATAGAATCATGGTTTGAAGAGCTGCCTGAAAGAGAGAAAAAAGATTTTCTGGCCCCGCTCGTGACCGGCTATAGATATGAAAAAGAACTTTACGGCCTGCCCGCCCTCCTCGGTTTACAATACCTGTACGGCTGCAAAAAAATGCTGCCGGAATCAGGACTGCCCAAAACAATTGAAGAACTTGTCAGCACCTCACGATACATAAAAGAAAAACACGGTGTTCAGGGGCTCATATTTCCATCTAAAGGTCTGAACCTCTATAAATTCTATTATACCCTGCTCCAGATTGTGCTGGATGGGCAGAAAACAGAAAACAATCTTGAGGCACACGTAACGGCTTACAAAGCTTTTTACGCTCTGGTGAAAGAGAATCAGCCGGATTACGAAAAGTTCAGCCATGTTGTGGCTGAGGGAGAATTCAGATCTGGAAAAGCAGGAATGTCAATTAACGGCAACTATGTCTGGTATCTTTTAAGTCTCAGCAAAGATGTAGGTTTTCCGGTACATCCTGAACATGTAACTGTAGGTTTTCTGCCGATGCTGGAATCGACAGACCGCCGCAAGAACCATGTCTGGTCACGCGGGTTCGTCATTAATAAACGCACCAGACATCCTGAACAGGCCCTTACACTGCTCCATCACCTTACCTCAGAACGGGCGGATTTTTTCCGTCTTAAGACCAAATATATTCTGCCTGCCAGAAAATCCGCAGCCATGTACGGCAAAGATCTTCCGGGTATGAGTCCGGCTCCGGCCTGCGGTCTTTATACCAAAAAGGAAGGTGGAAGCGAAAATGGACCTGCGACTATAAAAATAGATGAATCGCCGACAGGCTGGTACAATACGGTAAGTAAGATTCTTGATTTGCTGCACAAAGCACTTGCCACAGACATGGAACCTGAAGATGTAGCTGAAAAGATGGTTCAAATTGAAAAGGGTCTCGCTGAATAA